Proteins from a genomic interval of Quercus lobata isolate SW786 chromosome 11, ValleyOak3.0 Primary Assembly, whole genome shotgun sequence:
- the LOC115966567 gene encoding putative RING-H2 finger protein ATL71: MSSKNLYGLPSLQNGNLTTAEQNAITIELGLDEATLDKYPKLIYAQAKLHKDKANSTTSCCSICLADYKDTDVLRDLPDCGHLFHLECVDSWLKLHATCPNGVDLEKLTNAEDPFGEELQRRTVGMECGGSEGTMAAPPFTAADI; the protein is encoded by the exons ATGTCTTCAAAAAATCTATATGGGCTT CCATCCCTCCAAAACGGTAATCTCACAACTGCAGAACAAAATGCAATCACCATCGAACTAGGCCTCGATGAAGCCACTCTAGACAAGTACCCAAAACTCATCTATGCTCAAGCAAAGCTCCACAAGGACAAGGCCAACTCTACCACATCATGTTGCTCAATATGCTTGGCTGATTATAAAGACACAGACGTGTTGCGGGATTTACCAGATTGTGGTCATCTCTTTCATCTTGAATGTGTGGACTCATGGTTAAAGCTGCATGCTACATGTCCG AACGGCGTCGATCTCGAGAAGTTGACGAATGCGGAAGATCCATTTGGGGAAGAATTGCAGAGGAGGACTGTGGGGATGGAATGTGGGGGATCAGAAGGCACGATGGCCGCTCCTCCATTTACTGCCGCAGATATATAA